The Papaver somniferum cultivar HN1 chromosome 6, ASM357369v1, whole genome shotgun sequence genome segment AACGAACTTATGGCTGCTCAAGTctctgaaaaagaagaaaaagatgccATGGGAGTTTTTGGCATGCAAAGGTTTGATTCTCTTAACCAATGCATGAATCTTATGAAATAAGAACAGATTATAATGTACCCGAGATTCTACATGTAATTGTAATTGAATATGTTTCTAACAATTTTACTCGTTTATCACCTTTTTTCAAGCAGAGCAAGACTATTTGGATGGCCAAATACATACGTATTTACAAAAGCAATGGGAGAGATGTTAATTGGTAAATTAGGAGAAAATGTTCCACATGTCATCATAAGACCTACCATTGCTACTGGTACTTACAAAGAGCCGTTCCCTGGTTGGTCTGAAGATGTCAGGTACTATAGTCCAACATGAGATTGCGGATGGGGACCAGTGTTTTAAAACCTGGTTGGTCAggctatttttcttttcttttttgccgTTATGTATTGTTCATTTCCTAACTATTTCTCATTGCTTGATACAGAACGGTAAACGGCTTCATCCTTGCCTCTGCTAAAGGAAAGTTACCATGCTATCCAGGAAACGTCGAGACAATTATTGATATGGCAAGTCCAGCTATCTTTTTATAATTATCTTGGAGACTCTATTATACTTACAGATGGTTCATTGATAACTAGATAACAAATCTATGAGGATATGGTGTTGTGTTTGCTTGACGGATTTTGGATCCTTAATCGATGTTTTCAAGCATTAATTCATGATTCTTTTGGCTGTTTGGGCTTCATGAATATTTGAAAACATGTTGACCTTGAAGAAATTTGTTTCCGAGCAACCTCCATATTAAGTTCTACTTCCACCCTGTTAAATACCCGCTTTCTGAATACAAAACTACACAGAACTATACTGATGTGTATCTGTGGAAAACAGGTTCCTGGAGACATGGTGGTGAATTCCACAATTGTGGCAATGGTGGTTCATGCAAATCTTCACAAATCCTCGACAAATAATCAATTTATCTACCAAGTGTGTTCTTCTAAAGCAGATCACGTGAACTCGGATAGGGTGATGAACAGTGCCTACAAGTATTTTTCCAAGAATCCATTGATAGGCAAAAATGGAAAGCCTATTCAAGCTGTCAATCCTGTTCGTTTTCCTACTATGGATAGCTTTAGAAGATACGTATTTTTCAAATGCGAGTTGCCTTTAAAGGTTTGTCTTGATCCATTTTTGCTCATTGCTATATATTAATACAAGTAAATTGTGCAAGGAACTACTCCACACACTAGGGTGTGCGTGCATCATACTCCTCAACCGAATCAAGATCTCATGCTACCAGACCTATCATGGGATAACTATAAATAGGTCTTCCATACTTGACAGTTCCATATGTAGCATTtgtctgattttgattttggttttcgcATATTACGAAATTCGTTCATTCTTTTAATATGTTGGCTGTTGTATATTTTGGGATCCTTTGCTCTGCTTGGTCTAGAATTCGCCATATTGTATGTAAAATTGAATTATTTCAACCCCCAATCTCTCCATTTCATCTAGGTAAGATTTCTTTTAAACTGAAGTAGTTTTGTTGTAGGTTTTGGAATTTGTGAATGTCGCCCTTCTGCAATATATTTCTGATACTTGCAAGGATGTGGAACGGAGAATTAATCAGATGTCAAGAATGATCGAACTAAATGAACCATACCTATTCTTTGAAGGACAGTATGTGTTTCTACTTTTTCCACAAATTTTACATTTATTTTTCCTGTATTTCGTTTCTTCACAAGTTCTAAAGTATGTCTTTGATTTGTTATTCTAGTAATGGATATTGATCAGATAAATGAGCCACAAGTTGCTGCATCGCTGTGATATAGCCTTTATGTCCATGTTCTTAATACATCTAGGGatcttatgcaattttatgttCTAATTCTGGACCATGTTTAATTCGTAGATTTGATGATGCAAACACGGAGAAATTGCGAACGCTGGTAAGGATGAACCAAGCGGATCAAGATACATTTTATTTTGATCCCAAATCCATAGACTGGGATATGATTACTTGATGAATATTCATATCTCAGGTCTAGTGAAATATGTGATTAGGATATAACTTGCAAGTGCCTAGTGACATAGAGCTTTCTCTGTCTACAATAAAGTTGTAATGTTGTCAACAGTGTGATGTTTCTTCCTGTTACTTGTACAAGTTTCTTTTCCTTATGAACTAAGTTAGGTGAATGCAGTAACAAcatattataagagaagctaaactAAGTGTCCTACCATTATCACTGCTGCTCTGAACTAATTGTCCTTAAGCTCTACTTTTCTTTGTAGTGCTACTCGAAATTTTTTTAGAACAGTGTTGTTTAGTTAACTAATTTCACACTGGGATACTGTTCTTGAAATTGAGAATAAGTCAGGGTTGGTGGGTTTGCCCAATGGAAGTGGGCTTTCTTGTAATGGCTTGCTTCTCTCTTAATGTAATGtactattttttgtttttttttgttcttgatgcaaaaacattttaattctttccgGAGACTGAGTGAAGCGAATACTTTAGGACGTCAAAGTGAGAGCAGTAGAATGTGTGTACTACTTCTGATTGGTATCAGACTAGGCAATATCATGCGCACCATTCAAGTATTTAGCTATATCTTTTTGCATTTGTCTCTTATCCTCTGCTTTGTTACACATGACGAGGGCATTACAAACCTGGCTAATTTGGGGCCTATGAATTTCTTCATAACCAACCTAAAAAGAAGGGTATGGGGTGTCTAAAAGGTGGTAAATTTTTTTAAATTAACCTTTAAAGAAACATTAATTACTCTAATACAAAATTATAATCATttaattaacaaatacaaaaattattaatcaaaactcatttttttatcaatttccatcaaaatcaaaactaaaaacctaatcaatcacaaacaacaattgaaatctaatttctttttgggttttgagaaaaaactcgaaaacaaacaattcaagtgattgagttaaatccctttaatccattccttctaaaaggaactcaataatgatttacctctaaatatttgaaattcactcatcaaattttctaaaaatccacccagaatcggtttatgtgtgcacTATATTAGTCCGATTGTAGTTGATGTTACAAGCAATCATTTTATATTGTACACCTATATAAACCGActctgggttgatgtgatgaacatcaaccataataTATTTACGCTAATGCACACATCAATGGATTCTGGGTTCAAGTTCGGATTTGTAGAGAAATCAATAATCGGATTATTCGTGCACCTATATATCCGATTGTAACTGTtaacgacttttttttttttttgaaattatagtcGGTGGTCCTTTGTGTATATAAAGAGGATAGCCTATTCTCTATCATACACTACCTTATTCAAAGAAATCTTTATCAttgttaatttttttcatttgaaGATGTCAAGTCCATCATCAACAACTACCAATTCAGTCGAAcacatacttagaagatgcaagcgaacaaccaaATCAATTGCGCGcgacaatggaagaagagatacgcaAAGGAAGCGAACAAACAACTATAAACacaacttcatcttcatcttcatcgccTAACAAATAAATTATATAATGTAATGGATGTTAAGCAAATAAATAgctacaacaaaaaaaataaaatcgtcATCGGCTGcgacaaaatatgaaaagaaactCAAGGCAAAGAAACGAGGTCAAGAGCAATTCCAACTAAGGGAAAGAACGAAggatgttgaggaagagaccaaataatatgaacctattatcaagtatcacactttggtagtcgtattgtctcgatcttgtatccatagacaatcacacagagTGGGAATaccgattttttgtattttctcgactttgtccataatcGATCACATTCCGTAAGagtacttataggtggataaaagaaatattgtggtgtatttgggtaccttcgtaTTTTCAAGGTACAACCATTGTTATCTCGATTTCATACTTTATCCTGATGAATTTCCTGTCACATTACCTCCTTTGAGAAATCTTCAACAATGTATTGATTTCATTCCTGGTGCATCCCTTCCAAATCAAGCACATTATCGTTTAATCCCAAgtgaacatgaaatattacaaGGTTAACTTAATGATTTATTATCTAAAGGGTTAATAAGGCCTAACAACAGTCTTTGTGCTTGTCCTGCTTTTTGGTACCAAAAAAAGACAATGGTTGGAGAATGTGTACTGATTGTAGATGCTTGAATCGAATCACAATTCCTTACAGATTCCCTATCCTcgcattgatgatatgattgatttattGTTTGGTTCTATAATATTTTCCATACTCGATTTAAGAAGTGGTTATCATCAAATACGTATTCGTCAGGGAATTGAATGGAAAACATCTTTTAAAACATGTGAAGGTTTATATGAGTGGCTGGTTATGTCATTTGGATTATGTAATGCTCCCAGTACTTTCATGAGACTTATGAATCGGGTTCTTCAACCTTTCGTTGGTAAAtttgttattatttattttaatgaCATTTTGATTTTCAGTTGTAATGAAAAAGAACATCTCATTTATCTCTTAAAAGTATTCAAGGTGTTACAAGATCACACTTTGTTTGTGAATTTGAAGAAGTGAACTTTCATGTCTTCTAAGGTTAAATTTTTGGGATATGTTGTATCTCATGAAGGTATACATGTTGATCCTTCAACAATTAAAGATATTCAAGAATGGCATGTTCCTGCTTCAATTAGAGATGTTAGGATTTTTCATGGCTTAGCTTCATTCTATAGACGATTTATTCGAAATTTTAGTACTATTGCAGCTCTTATAACTGAATGTCTCAAAAAGGAAAAGTTTGGTTGGACAAGAGAGGAGAGGCTGGGAAGAGTTTTCATACTCTTAAACAAAGGTTATGTTCAAATCCATTTCTAGTTATGCTTGACTTTTCTAaaccttttgaaatagattgtgattcATATATCATTGGCATTGGTGTTTTACTATCACAAGAAAACCATCATGTTTATTTTCACAGTGAGAAGAATTAGATACTCAAACGAAATGGTCTACTTATGAACTTGAATTACTTGCTCTAGTTCAAGCTTTGAAACAATGACACACTTATTTGATTCATAGAGAATTTGTTGTCAATACTAaaaaccatgctttgaagtttttacAAACAACTGCCAAgattaacagaatgcatgatcaTTGGTTGTCTACTATCAACAAATATACATTTTCTGTGAAACACAAAAGTGCGAAGACTGATCAAGTTGCTGATGCATTAAGTAGGAGAGATCATCTATTTGCAACTATTCGTAATGATAGTTTTTCTTTTGACTATATTAAGGACATATAtgtagaagatgaagattttaagATAATATGGGAACAATGTGGTTCTTTACATCATAGTGTGGATATTTTTCTCATTCGGGATGGTTATCATTTCAAAGGAAATCGTCTCTGCATTCCTCAAAGATCTTTACGTCTTTATCTTATTAGAGAACTATATGGAAATGGACTTGGTGGACATTTTGGCCGTGaaaaaactacttctcttgtataAAAACGTTATTTTTGGCCTTCACTCAAGCGCGATGTACAAAAATATGTCTTAAAGTGCATGGTTTGCCAGAAATCTAgaggtacaattcaaaatactgGCTTATATACTCCTTTACTTGtacctgatgcaccttgggttaaTGTCAGTATGGATTTTATTCTAGGATTACCTAGAACTGTTAAGGGTAATGATTCAGTCATGGTGTTGGTTGATCGTTACTCCAAAATGACACATTTTATTGCCTGCAAGAAGTCCACAGATACATCTAACGTTACTTATGTATTCTTTCGAGAGATTGTTCGCCTTCATGGAGTTCCAAAATCAATAACTTTTGATTGAGATACAAATTTTTTGAGTTACTTTTGGAAATCCTTATGGATGCATCTTGGGACTGCATTACAGTTTAGTACTACTTCTCATCATCAAACTGATGGTTAGACAAAGGTAGTTAATAGATCTTCAGGAAACTTAATTCGAGTAAGATGGTAAGACAATAGAAAGCAATGGGATGTAATTTTTACCCCATATGGAATTTTATTTCAATACATTTGTGAATCGATATACTGGTAAGACTCCTTTTGAGATTGTTTATTCTAAAGTTCCTAATCATGTTTTGGATCTATTAGTGCTTCCCAAACTACAGAATTcaaatgtcaaagattattcCATGGTGGAACGAGCTTCTCAGCTTCATCAAGAACTAAAAAACAAACTTGAGGAATCAAATGCAAAGTATAAGGAAGTTGTAGACAAACACAAACATCTTAAAGTTTTAGAGAAGTAGAATTGGTTATGATTCACGTAAGAAAATAGAGATTTCCAATGGGTACTTacaacaaaaccaagatgaagagaTATGGCTCATTTAATATTTTGAAGCTTATCAATGACAATGTACATTTCATAGATCTCCCGACCGACTGGAACGTCTCCAATGTGTTCAATGTTCAAGAGGTTTTCACTTTCCATGGAGATAATAAAGTTTTGTTACTTCCAGACATCTCGAGGACGAGCTTCATTCAAGAACGGGGGTATGATGCCGTACAACATGCATTATGTCTTGCAGAACAAGCTtaggttttgttagagcattgctcggtcgaactcgcatgtgttgctatctcaagcatgtttgtcaatgttagtgatcaaaactataagtcttgatttctagtctactatagataaggtctcggactagaatagaaaatgtagttgagctcaagaactccatggcaatcatcatacaagacgaagagctcaaggaactggtggatcttcatcgactaaaagttatgtggaaacttgaacttatctatcactcaaaagtctatttatctcctatcttgagacaaaagtcatttttctatatagacttagattatacaaatttggtatttcgagccgagtttatctcgcctatctatttctcgaaatatgtgttggtaagattttgctttagctaagttcatatttacctagtgacgaaagtcatgttatgtttcaatcactttgaatattgctctgacgaaaaatggtttgtgaataacaactatataacgtcctttgagaatgtttcaatgattgaaatgagagtttagattatataactattggaggatataaacattattgtggaaacacatatatgtatacgtccttatttccttgaaccgaagtttgcgaacttttttgatcaagtgaACTGGTAGTGCGGGAGATAAGTCGctaactggcgaagttctcaaacccgagaatttctgctggattttgtgaactccatccgggaacttaagtctgcgaacccagtccgcgaacttgagtaggttatatctaaaaacgatgcttGTGAacatattcatattaactaaggaatgcaattgcaaaccgtggctatatagttcatgaaccgattcaagtgaatcaaatcgtttttgcttcaattgtgtcttgtgtagtacgtaagatttccttgcaattgaataagtctctaactagttcatttgagtcatttgaactagttatggtgaagaagaatatggttgatatgaaagtgatcatatgactaaccgtttggttaactattgttgaaccaactaatgtacaagtttgggtacggttacacaagcctagaaacgtgcatttcatttgtgtataacaagctatgttttcgatctaacggttgattaatattagcttgaatctaatcaggttttcatataacggtgaatattgaatgctttgttaccaagctaacattgattgcaaaccctgatttgaaagactatataaaggagaactctagcaactggaaaacctaatccccacacattctgtgtgatactagttgtgctaatctagagtcgattctcctttaacctctggtttcttcttctaaactaggttaacgacttaaagacttcattgggattttgaagccagaccgatactactttatcgtagttgtgtgatctgattttgctgtttctatcgtacgagtacaattataataattggcttgagatttctatctctgataggcaagataaaaagtaatcacaaacatcttcttctcatcgtttgtgattccacaatatctttttttgctgcatcgattaagactattgtgaggttattgataatactaggttgttcttcgggaatataagtcccgtttatcaattggttcctgttcaccttgatttatcaaaatacggaacaaaactcgtaggtatattcgtgggagacggatttatctattaccatagacttttctgtgtgatacggatttatttattaaagtcttccactttgggtcgtagtaactcttagttgtgagtgagatcatctaagggaatcaagtacgtagtatcctgctgggatcagagagtaGGAGCATAacggtaccttggatcagtgtgagattggttggggctcaactacagtccagaccgaagttagtttggagtaggctagtgtctgcagcggattaatacagtgtgtgttcaatatggactaggtcccggggtttttctgcatttgcggtttcctcgttaacaaaattctggtgtctgtgttatttctatttccgcattatattgtttatctttataattgaaatatcacaggttgtgcgttaggatcaatcaattagaatatgcaacctttgtttgttgatttaaattgattgacacttggatattggtatttggtaccatccaagttatctctctttgataaagactcgcatatttctattttcttgagtatagatcaaatcgagagattgagatataaactctttgatgtacatttatctagattgagtctgactgtctagttgattctctagaaagtatattggagtttatccatacagatttctaagcgaaatattggatgtggttcttagacccccgccttttcaattggtatcagagcaggcaaacactctaaacgtaataagtttgtgtttgttcattCCTTAAgaattgtcccatgggaaatttctttggaaaacttgctcttggcatctgtaacgcacgtcagaattccttaaagattgctcaaggaTTATTATGGAAAAAACCTTCGGTTcctcatgataatctcatttcatctaaaaaggaagatttagatgataagtatcaatccaaaagaaaaaataaaaagaaggaaaggttGAGGAAACGATCGTCGcactcaaggatatggaccctcactagattaactattgatctctatgaggaatactatcataatggatcaattaaTAAAGATCTATTCAGAGCGTTTGAAGGCATTTTTAAATTCTTAAAAAAACTTAAttttgttaagtctaagaatcactCCGAAAAGGGTTTTGTACATGTTAAACCATCCAATAATATTTAAATCAAATAATATTGTACAACCTAGGAATCAGAAGAATATTCCTTCTAGCCATAACAAACGAGGGACAGAAAGCTCTGactaccctgattatcatcattacgttgATTATATCATGGGGActtttcacacatatcaaccataaACGTTGCATGAGACtctctgcacattatgcctcttggtaacaagcctggaAATACCCCatgtgtatatatcttggaatggggcaagaaatggtttgagttgtgtacaatTTTGTTATTCACTTTTAGAATGCCAAtttaagctttctactgcatccatcgtctctcacaaagTGTGTTGCCACaggatgcataacctttgatgtgcaAACGGCTGAGAAAAAACCCACTTCCTTGTATGGGTCGCGGTTCACAAACGAGTCTAAGCACATTATtggtcttataaaaaaaaaaagttcgcgCACCATCTTCTTCATCCCGTCAGTCTGcatacgtgaacctctagggttttgtgtccTTCATCCATTGAAGTctccttggagaaattgaaagaaaaggTGTTCAAAATtctctccaagtaagtaaattgcgcttgttcctttcaatttcttacatctcacgatgaattctaagggctcaaaaagaaGTTCCAAAACCTCAAATATCTCTAGCATGAattttccttgtgaccaaaatttccttaggattagatttgttgatgattcttgtgctagaattttttgaaaatatttcaTCTAAATACAGTGCTGACTGCAATACTCGTGATAGGAAAACAGAGATGTATGGGATAGTGCTGTGATGATTGGTTGTTGTTGAGTCGATGGGTGAAGCAAGTTCAGAAGATGGCAATAAAGATAATGGTGCTGATTGAAAAGAACTCGAGTAAATCGAGTGATCAGTTGAGGCTCGATCTTAGCATGTTACGAGAGACAGGGAGATGCCCGAGTTTATATGGGAGCACAAGAACTGAGAGAATATCTCTCGGATGAAATATCAGGGAGGAGGAAAAGAAGCTACGGTAATGTTTCTCACCGTATAGAAGATCTCAGGttaacatacggtggtaaaactAAACCGTAGAGAATCCCAGGGAAGCTTACGGTGTGTTGTCCCAATCGTATTTAAACTCAGGTAAAAAGAAAATTGGTCGAGTTACAAGGAAAAGTCAGGGAATTTAAAAACTCACGATGACCAGACTGTCCGTGGGAATGGCAGGAAAACAAAATAAATCCAGAGAGAAATAATTCTCACGGAAGCTCATGCATCCGAGGGAAAGTATGATGGATATATTGTCAGTTCCGTAGAACTGACAGTGGAGCGAGAAGAATAAGGTTGTCAGTTCTCCATAACTGACAAGCCAATAAAGGATCTGGTACGGACTATACATAGGCCCATTGGCTGTTTCAGAAAAGAGGACGCATGAGTAGTATTTCGGCGTGACCTGAGGTGAGAGACGGGGATTATCTTATATCATACTTttggagaagaaaaagaggagcTAGGGCTTGGAGTTGCGGTTGCTATCACGATTCCTAGGGTTTGgttatttgatttcttcttaatattttacatgggttttaagaaatccatgatgagtagctaaacacctcaTATTTGTTAAGGATGTAGTCGTATAAACATgctaaaaaattaataaattggttttgttatctcaatcaaATCATCATTGTCTTGTTCTACTATTTATTATCGTGTATGATTCTATGATTTTTTGTTTAGGAGCAATACTAAATGAGCATGAATGCATTTCTAAAGCTAGGCTAGGGTTTTGAGATACATAATTGTTGATAAACCTTGTCATACGTAGCATATTGTGATTACCAATTGTATTCAAAACTTTTTGTGATTGCAAGTAGAAGCTTGACCTATGTTATAAAATTTACTCGTACTATTTCTATTGCATGGATTAGTCTAATTCATAGAACTTAAGGCTCTTAGAGGATTAAACCTAATAGCACATTGCATTAGGTTGTTCGATGAGAAGTATTCACATATTCATCGTTATGGTATGtgatgatataaggaatttaccgGAGTATGCTCTCGATGGGGTACTTTAGGACTCTTGATAATGAATGATTGAGTGACAACACTACTTATTAGTCGAAGTGCATGTATTATGATTGATGATGAACCCTTAACTAGTATTCTCAACTTATTGATTCTTTGCTATTATTATTAGTTTAGTTATTTTAGACTCAAATCAAGAATTCCCCCAGGTTACTTAAGTTTTCAAATACGAATAACAACCCATATCGCCCTATGGAACAAATCTATTCTTAtaactatactattatttataattgtgaagtgaaagaacttaaattatttttgcgtcGGCTGAAAACCGaataaaaggcgaagtacgaacggttatgtttatactatggggtcagctgcagggagttggaactcacgtttacagaagttggtgacattgtctactacggaagcggagtacgtagcagtaacagaagcgagcaaggagatgatttgttTACGAGGTTTGTTCGATGgagttgggaaaggaacaacgagatagtgttctgtttagcgacagtcaaagcGCTATACATTTACGAAtaactcagcctatcatgctaggacgaagcatatagatattcgttatcatatcattcgggatctcttagaagaatgatagttgaagctcgagaagactcttggttcgaagaatccggcggacatgtttaccaagggagttacatcataCAAGCTAAAGCTttgcaaggctttagttggtctctcagaatgaagatctgggaggggagccgcactgACATGAAGATGTTTTAACACCGTCAAATCCAAAGttaaagaaaataagaattgaagacaataaatgagtcctcaaagtgggagattgttagttaattgaagactaattattttctaagggtttcctaaaccggttagaatttttggtggccaagtttgtaacctatataaataggtaactaGCCTTTGTAGAATTTGTGTGGAGAAATTGTGAGCGAATACAATTGTAGAGAGAAAAGAGAGttctttcttgtatagcttttagggaaAAGGCTAAGGTTTCGTTGTgatagcatattggtgaggaacaagagacaaggttatcg includes the following:
- the LOC113287005 gene encoding alcohol-forming fatty acyl-CoA reductase-like encodes the protein MEFNGRIVEFFENKSILVTGAAGFLGKVFVEKLLRVQSKVKHLFLPLRALDPTSAAQRLRREVLGKEVFSVLRSKYGVGFNSFISAKVTAVAGDIALKNFGLTDDSDLLEKLLKEVDVVAHFAATAKFDERYDVALETNTIGAKNVLEFAKKCVNLEMFVHISTAYVCGEKSGVVLEKPFKMGETLNATTNVLDIEEELKLAQKRLNELMAAQVSEKEEKDAMGVFGMQRARLFGWPNTYVFTKAMGEMLIGKLGENVPHVIIRPTIATGTYKEPFPGWSEDVRTVNGFILASAKGKLPCYPGNVETIIDMVPGDMVVNSTIVAMVVHANLHKSSTNNQFIYQVCSSKADHVNSDRVMNSAYKYFSKNPLIGKNGKPIQAVNPVRFPTMDSFRRYVFFKCELPLKVLEFVNVALLQYISDTCKDVERRINQMSRMIELNEPYLFFEGQFDDANTEKLRTLVRMNQADQDTFYFDPKSIDWDMIT